Proteins encoded within one genomic window of Oncorhynchus masou masou isolate Uvic2021 chromosome 1, UVic_Omas_1.1, whole genome shotgun sequence:
- the LOC135539240 gene encoding UDP-glucuronosyltransferase 2A2-like: protein MHQPALVTFAVLLFSLTTVDGGNVLVFPLDGSHWVNMKVLIEELHSRGHSITVIRPTTNWYIKEKSPHYSCITIPVSGGGFVEEVFSLFVTRQLQIQREGRGFWSRMSLELEVVKQFYELHKDLVVMMTTIFEDAELMHSLRDANYDLVLTDPAIGGGVFLAHRIGLPLVFNVRWTVQGEGHFAIAPSPLSYVPLPGALLTDKMTFQERVKNVLFYLFTRFQIAYVIDPNYIPFVHRYFGPDVHYMSLFQAADIWLMRNDFTFEFPRPTMPNVVYMGGFQCKPSKPLPQDMEDFVQRSGDHGVIMMSLGTLVGQLPEDIAEDIAAAFAKLPQRIVWRHTGKRPTSVGNNTLLVDWLPQNDLLGHPKTRAFVAHGGTNGVQEAIYHGVPIVGLPLVFDQQDNLNRMRAKGVAKIVDIATVDRDIFLEAVKAVLYEPNYRENMQRLSRLHKDQPMKPLDRAMFWIEFVMRNKGAAHLRTESYKMSWFTYHSVDVVATLLAIVLLIMLVSTLAVRFLWCKVSCRRKVKHE from the coding sequence ATGCATCAACCAGCCCTGGTCACGTTTGctgttctgctcttctctctcaccACTGTCGATGGGGGGAACGTGCTGGTCTTCCCATTGGATGGAAGCCACTGGGTGAATATGAAAGTCCTCATCGAAGAGCTGCACTCCAGAGGCCATAGCATCACAGTGATTCGTCCAACCACCAACTGGTACATCAAGGAGAAATCCCCTCACTACTCGTGCATTACCATCCCAGTATCTGGTGGTGGATTTGTTGAGGAGGTCTTTAGTTTGTTTGTGACCAGACAATTGCAGATCCAAAGGGAGGGCAGAGGTTTCTGGTCTCGTATGAGTCTGGAGCTTGAGGTGGTGAAGCAGTTCTATGAGTTACACAAGGATTTGGTTGTAATGATGACTACGATATTCGAAGATGCCGAACTAATGCATTCGCTTCGCGATGCAAACTATGACCTGGTTTTGACGGATCCTGCCATTGGTGGGGGCGTGTTTCTGGCTCATCGCATTGGTCTCCCTCTTGTCTTCAATGTCCGATGGACAGTCCAGGGCGAGGGTCACTTTGCCATAGCCCCCTCGCCTCTCTCATATGTCCCATTGCCAGGAGCACTGTTGACAGACAAAATGACTTTTCAAGAGAGAGTCAAAAATGTTCTGTTTTATCTTTTTACAAGGTTTCAAATTGCATACGTCATAGACCCTAACTACATTCCGTTCGTTCATCGTTACTTCGGCCCTGACGTTCACTACATGTCATTGTTCCAGGCAGCAGACATATGGCTCATGAGGAATGACTTTACCTTTGAGTTTCCACGGCCCACCATGCCAAACGTGGTCTACATGGGCGGTTTCCAGTGCAAGCCCTCAAAGCCGCTTCCCCAGGACATGGAGGACTTTGTCCAGAGGTCTGGGGACCATGGGGTCATCATGATGTCCCTGGGGACCTTGGTGGGACAACTTCCTGAGGACATCGCTGAGGACATCGCAGCTGCTTTCGCCAAACTGCCTCAGAGGATCGTCTGGAGGCACACTGGGAAGAGGCCCACCTCCGTGGGCAACAACACCTTACTAGTGGATTGGCTCCCCCAGAACGACCTCCTTGGACACCCCAAGACCCGAGCCTTTGTTGCCCACGGCGGAACCAATGGAGTCCAGGAGGCCATCTACCACGGTGTCCCTATTGTCGGCCTCCCGTTGGTCTTCGACCAGCAAGACAACCTCAATAGGATGAGGGCTAAGGGAGTGGCTAAGATAGTGGACATCGCCACCGTAGACAGAGACATCTTCCTAGAGGCAGTGAAGGCTGTTCTCTATGAGCCGAACTACAGGGAGAACATGCAAAGGCTATCCAGGCTGCACAAGGACCAGCCCATGAAACCACTGGACCGCGCCATGTTCTGGATTGAGTTTGTCATGAGGAACAAAGGAGCGGCACATCTGAGGACAGAGTCCTATAAGATGTCCTGGTTCACCTACCACTCTGTTGACGTCGTAGCAACGCTACTGGCCATTGTGTTGCTCATAATGCTGGTTAGCACTTTAGCTGTAAGGTTTTTGTGGTGTAAGGTGTCTTGTAGGAGGAAAGTGAAACATGAATGA